In the genome of Polaribacter atrinae, one region contains:
- the rsmH gene encoding 16S rRNA (cytosine(1402)-N(4))-methyltransferase RsmH → MNYHNPVLLQESVDALAIKEDGVYVDVTFGGGGHSREILKRLGANGKLFGFDQDPDALGNVIDDERFVLIPENFRYISRFLRFNGVRKVDGVLADLGVSSHQFDEAERGFSTRFDGDLDMRMNQKSKTSAKEIVNSYSEEKLAEILFLYGELRNSRNIAKTIVEKRQEEKIDTSFQLRKVLQKYLPKAKEHKIIAQIFQAIRIEVNEELDVLKEFLEQMPNLLKEDGRLSVISYHSLEDRLVKRFIRTGLFKGELEKDVFGRSNEPMQKVGKLIVPTAQEIKLNNRARSAKLRIATLRK, encoded by the coding sequence ATGAATTATCATAATCCAGTTTTATTGCAAGAGAGTGTAGATGCGTTAGCTATTAAAGAAGACGGTGTTTATGTAGATGTTACGTTTGGTGGCGGAGGTCATTCAAGAGAAATTTTGAAAAGATTGGGTGCAAATGGGAAATTGTTTGGTTTTGATCAAGATCCAGATGCTTTAGGAAATGTAATTGATGATGAGCGTTTTGTTTTGATTCCTGAAAATTTTAGATATATCTCAAGGTTTTTGAGGTTTAATGGTGTGCGAAAAGTAGATGGTGTTTTAGCGGATTTAGGTGTTTCTTCTCATCAGTTTGATGAGGCGGAAAGAGGGTTCTCTACTCGCTTTGATGGTGATTTAGATATGAGAATGAATCAGAAATCTAAAACATCAGCTAAAGAAATTGTCAATTCATATTCAGAGGAAAAATTGGCGGAAATATTGTTTTTATATGGAGAGTTGAGGAACTCTAGAAATATAGCAAAAACAATTGTAGAGAAGAGGCAAGAAGAGAAAATAGATACGAGTTTTCAGTTAAGAAAAGTGTTGCAAAAGTATTTACCAAAAGCAAAAGAACATAAAATTATAGCCCAAATTTTTCAGGCGATTCGAATAGAAGTGAACGAGGAATTAGATGTTTTAAAAGAGTTTTTAGAGCAGATGCCTAATTTATTAAAAGAAGATGGTCGATTAAGTGTAATCTCATATCATTCTTTAGAAGATAGGTTGGTGAAAAGGTTTATAAGAACTGGCTTGTTTAAAGGTGAGTTAGAGAAAGATGTTTTTGGTAGAAGTAATGAACCAATGCAAAAAGTAGGGAAGTTGATTGTGCCTACGGCGCAAGAGATTAAACTAAATAATAGGGCTCGTAGTGCTAAGTTAAGGATAGCAACTTTAAGAAAGTAA
- a CDS encoding FtsL-like putative cell division protein produces the protein MSKVKKGLYDFLRGSFLTDDAAFNNWRIIIFVVMLLLIMITSAHKAERKVIQISILNKQKRELRAVYVDTGTILMRMKMESSIREKAKARGLEPLKSPPKKIKVTIKD, from the coding sequence ATGTCTAAGGTTAAAAAAGGACTTTACGATTTTCTGAGAGGAAGTTTTCTTACAGATGATGCTGCCTTTAATAATTGGCGAATCATCATTTTTGTGGTTATGTTGTTGTTAATTATGATAACAAGCGCACATAAAGCAGAGCGAAAAGTTATTCAGATATCAATTTTGAATAAACAGAAAAGAGAGTTAAGAGCAGTGTATGTGGATACTGGTACTATTTTAATGAGAATGAAAATGGAGTCGAGTATCAGAGAAAAAGCAAAGGCAAGAGGTTTAGAACCTTTAAAATCCCCACCGAAGAAAATAAAAGTAACCATTAAAGATTAA
- the mraZ gene encoding division/cell wall cluster transcriptional repressor MraZ, translating to MINLIGTYECKSDAKGRLMFSSAFKKQLDSVLQDGFVVKRAVFQPCLELYPMKEWNLMMEKINKLNRFSKKNNDFIRRFTAGVKMVELDATGRILIPKDLFEFAGIKKQVVMSSSVNIIEIWDKEKYEKAIDDAADDFADLAEEVMGNTELDELS from the coding sequence GTGATAAACCTAATTGGTACATATGAGTGTAAATCAGATGCTAAGGGGAGATTGATGTTTTCATCAGCCTTTAAAAAGCAACTAGATTCTGTGTTACAAGATGGTTTTGTCGTGAAAAGAGCTGTTTTTCAACCGTGTTTAGAGTTGTATCCGATGAAAGAATGGAACTTGATGATGGAAAAAATCAACAAACTTAACAGGTTTAGTAAAAAGAATAATGATTTTATTAGAAGATTTACAGCAGGAGTAAAGATGGTAGAATTAGATGCTACTGGTAGAATTTTAATTCCAAAAGATTTGTTTGAGTTTGCAGGAATTAAAAAACAAGTAGTAATGTCTTCTTCAGTGAATATCATTGAAATTTGGGATAAAGAGAAGTATGAAAAAGCCATTGATGATGCAGCAGATGATTTTGCTGATTTGGCTGAAGAGGTAATGGGAAATACAGAATTAGATGAATTATCATAA
- a CDS encoding alpha/beta fold hydrolase, whose protein sequence is MTDKLTEEGKFTYAEAGEGPAIIILHGLMGALSNFDSTFDHFSSNGYKVLIPELPLYSLPLLKTNVKNLAKFLKEFLEHKQIDNAILLGNSLGGHIALYFTKHYPEKVSALVLTGSSGMYEKAMGDSFPKRGNYEYIEQKAREVFYDPAIATKELVDDVYSTVNDRMKALKTLSIAKSAIRHNMANDLPDMKHPTCLIWGKQDGVTPPEAAEDFHKLLSNSELFWIDKCGHAAMMEKPEEFNKILHSWLTSKNI, encoded by the coding sequence ATGACTGATAAGTTAACAGAGGAAGGGAAATTTACGTATGCAGAAGCTGGAGAAGGACCTGCAATCATTATTTTACATGGATTAATGGGAGCTTTGAGTAATTTTGACTCAACTTTTGATCATTTTTCTAGCAACGGATACAAAGTTTTAATCCCAGAATTACCTTTATATTCTTTACCCCTTTTAAAAACAAATGTTAAAAATTTAGCAAAGTTTTTAAAGGAGTTTTTAGAACACAAACAGATAGATAACGCAATACTTTTAGGAAACTCTCTAGGAGGTCATATTGCCTTATATTTCACAAAACATTACCCAGAAAAAGTGAGTGCTCTTGTACTTACAGGTAGTTCTGGAATGTATGAAAAAGCAATGGGAGATAGTTTTCCTAAAAGAGGAAACTACGAATACATAGAACAAAAAGCCAGAGAAGTTTTTTACGACCCTGCAATTGCAACTAAGGAATTAGTAGATGATGTTTACAGTACTGTTAATGACAGAATGAAAGCTTTAAAAACGTTATCTATTGCCAAAAGTGCCATAAGACACAATATGGCGAATGATTTACCCGACATGAAACATCCAACATGTTTAATTTGGGGAAAACAAGACGGTGTTACACCACCTGAAGCAGCCGAAGACTTTCATAAACTTTTATCGAATTCAGAGTTATTTTGGATTGATAAATGTGGGCATGCAGCAATGATGGAAAAACCAGAAGAATTCAACAAAATTCTTCATTCATGGCTTACTTCTAAAAATATATAA